CTGGTCGAGCTTCTCATGCAACCGCATAATCTCCAGCTCGGCGCGCAAGTTAATCTCATAATCGAGCCCTGCCGCAATGCGGTCCTTCGCCGATGCGCGGTTCTGGCTCATCATGATGATCGGCGCCTGGATTGCCGCGAGCGTCGACAGCATCAGGTTAAGGAAAATGAACGGATAGGGGTCGAACGCCATCCCCCAGCGCGCCAGCACGTCCGAATTGAGCAGCATCCACCCGAGCAGCACCGCAGTGAACGCGATGATGAAGCCCCATGAGCCGCCCACCGCGGCAACGCGATCGGACAGGCGCGCGCCGAAACTCGCCTCGGCATCGTCGAGGTCGGCGGCATCACGGCTGATCAGCCGGCGCTCGGCAATCGCATCGAGCACGCGCAGCTCGTCGGCATCGAGCTCGTCGAGCGGGCGCCCGAGCAGCCGCAGCGAAAGGTCTGCAGTCGTCGTCTTGTCGTGCATGATATCAACCCATCCAGCGCCAAATTCCGGCGACCATATAACCGAGCGCCCCATGCGCCCAAGTCGCTACAAGCCAAAGCAATATTCCGCCGAATAAGGCATGTGGCCGCGGGATGGTCTCACCCCATGGTGCCGCGCCGCCGATCTGCCGGACATAGGGCAGAAAGCTCGTCCGCGCCGCCCAGCCCTGCCATGCGGCCCCCATCAGCCGCGCCTTCTTCGCATCCTGCCCCGCCGAACCCACGAGCGCGAGAAAGGCGACGATACCAGACAGCACGATCTGGCCCGGTG
This DNA window, taken from Sphingopyxis sp. YR583, encodes the following:
- a CDS encoding DUF1003 domain-containing protein, which translates into the protein MHDKTTTADLSLRLLGRPLDELDADELRVLDAIAERRLISRDAADLDDAEASFGARLSDRVAAVGGSWGFIIAFTAVLLGWMLLNSDVLARWGMAFDPYPFIFLNLMLSTLAAIQAPIIMMSQNRASAKDRIAAGLDYEINLRAELEIMRLHEKLDQMRIHELAGKVDALCERMEVKG